The DNA region GGGAGCGAGACCACCCTTAGGGCACGCAGCGTGAAGCTCTACCGCTGCGTGAGGGAGTGAGGCCCGGCCCTGGGCACCCGTGGCCCAGCCCGGACCGGCCGGGGGAGGAGGGGGGCGAGGCTGAAGTCCCCCTTGAAGCGCCCCTCATCCCACCTCACCGCGCGCCGCCTAGGCTGACCCGTTTTGCGGCAGACCCCGGCCCTGGGGGTGGGTCCTGCCGCCCGGAAGGAGCACCTGTGAACACCTCTCCCGAATTCGGCCCGGCGGCCGTCTCCTCTTCCGCGGCCGAGCAGCCCGCCTCCCCGGTGGCGGCCCAGCTTCCCGACCGCCCGGCCGCTCAAGGTCCGGACACTCAACGTCTGGGCGCCCAGCCTCTCCCCGGCGGCGGCACCCGCTTCCGGGTCTGGACGACCACCGCGCGGGAGGTCGGGGTGCGGGTGGACGGCGCGGCCCATCCCCTGACGCCGCTGGGAGGCGGCCTCTTCGAGGCGGTGCTGCCGGTGGAGGCCGGGGCGCGGTATTTCTTCTTGCTGGACGGCCAGCCCTGGCCCGACCCCTACGCCCTCTCCCTGCCGGACGGGGTCCACGGCGAGGCGGAGGTCGTGGACCTGCACGCCTACAGGTGGCAGCACACCGGGTGGCGCGGGCGGCCCCTGGCCGAATGCGTCTTTTACGAGCTGCACGTCGGCACCTTCACGCCGGAGGGGACCTACCGGGCGGCCCTGGAGAAACTGCCCGAGCTGGCGGCGCTGGGCGTCACGGCCATCGAACTGATGCCGCTGGCCGCCTTTCCCGGCACGCGCGGCTGGGGCTACGACGGGGTGGCCCTCTACGCCCCCCACGCGGGGTATGGCCGCCCGGAAGACCTGATGGCCTTTGTGGACGCCGCGCATGGGCTGGGGCTGGCGGTGCTGCTGGACGTGGTCTACAACCACTTCGGGCCGGACGGCAACTATCTGGGCGTGTACAGCCCGGAGTACTTCACGGCGCGTTTTCACACGCCCTGGGGAGCCGGGCTGGACTACGCCGAACCCCATATGCGGCGCCTGATCACCGGCAACGCCCGGATGTGGCTGCGCGACTACCGCTTCGACGGCCTGCGGCTGGACGCCACCCAGGAGATGCAGGACGACTCGCCCGTCCATATCCTGCGCGAGCTGGCGGACGAGGTCCACGCGCTGGGCGGCCGCCACCTGCTGATCGCCGAGGACTACCGCAACCGGCCGGACCTCGTGACCGATTTCCACCTCGACGGCCTGTGGGTGGACGACTTTCACCACGAGATGCGGGTGACGCTGACCGGGGACCGCGACGGCTACTACGCGCCTTTTCAGGGCGGGGCGGCGGCGCTGGCCCACGTGCTGAACCGGGGCTGGGTCTTCGAGGGCCAGGAGTGGCCGCTGGAGCGCGCCCCACGCGGCGCGCCCGCCGACGCCCTGGGGGCGCCCGCCTTCGTCTACTTCATCCAGAACCACGACCAGGTGGGCAACCGGGCGGTGGGTGACCGGGTGCATCACCTGGAGCGCGTGACCCCGGCGATGTTCCGGGGCGCGTCTACCCTGCTGCTCACGCTGCCCATGACCCCGCTGCTGTTTCAGGGCCAGGAATGGGCCGCGTCGGCTCCCTTTCCCTTTTTCAGCGACCACGCGGGCGACCTGGGCCGGGCGGTGAGCGAGGGCCGCCGCCGGGAATTCGGCCACTTCGACTCCTTCGCCGCCGGGGAGGTGCCCGATCCGCAGGCCGAGGCCACTTTCCGGCAGGCGAAACTCGACTGGGCCGAGCGCGGGGAGGGCGAACACGCGCGCACGCTCTCGCTGTACCGCGACCTGCTGCACCTGCGCCGGGAAGACCCGGTGCTGCAAGACCGCGAGCGCCGGAACCTCCAGGCCGGAAGCGAGGGGGGGAACGTGCTGTGGGTGCGCCGCGCGACCGGGGACGGCAGCGAGCGGGTGCTGCTGTGGAACCTGGGCCGGGAGGCGGTGGAGGCCGGGGCGCTTCCCCTTCCCTTTGCGCTCCCGCCGCGTGTGCTGCGGCACTCCGAAGGCCGTGAGGGCACGGCGCTGGGCTACGGCGAAGCGGTCCTGCTGGGGTCACAGGGATGACGGAAGTGCCTTCCCCCGCCGCGCCCCTCCCTCCCCATCTCCCCTCCTCCACCTACCGCCTGCAACTGCACGCGGGCTTCGACTTCGCCGCCGCCCGCCGCCTGCTTCCCTACCTCGCGCGGCTGGGCGTGACCGAGGTCTACCTCTCGCCGGTCTGGACCAGCACGCCGGGGTCCACGCACGGCTACGACGTGACCGACCACGCGCAGGTCAACCCGGCCCTGGGCGGCGAAGCGGGACTGCGGCGGCTCTCGGCGCGGGCGCGTGAGCTGGGACTGGGCCTGATTCTCGATTTCGTGCCCAACCACATGGGCATTCAGGGGGGGCACAACCCCTACTGGGAAGACGTGCTGACCCACGGGCAGGCCAGCCGCTACGCGCACTTTTTCGACATCTCCTGGCAGCCGCTCAAGCGGGCGCTGGAAAACAAGGTCTTGCTGCCGGTGCTGGGCGAGCAGTACGGGCGGGTACTGGAGCGCGGCGAGTTGGTGCTGCACCGCGAAGGCGGCACGTTTTTCCTGACCTACTGGGAGCGCCGGTTGCCCGTCTCGCCGCGCACGCTGGCCGGGCCGCTGACCGCGCTGGCGGCAGAACTGGTCGGCCTCCTGCCAGCCGCCGACCACGCCGAACTC from Deinococcus budaensis includes:
- the treZ gene encoding malto-oligosyltrehalose trehalohydrolase, coding for MAAQLPDRPAAQGPDTQRLGAQPLPGGGTRFRVWTTTAREVGVRVDGAAHPLTPLGGGLFEAVLPVEAGARYFFLLDGQPWPDPYALSLPDGVHGEAEVVDLHAYRWQHTGWRGRPLAECVFYELHVGTFTPEGTYRAALEKLPELAALGVTAIELMPLAAFPGTRGWGYDGVALYAPHAGYGRPEDLMAFVDAAHGLGLAVLLDVVYNHFGPDGNYLGVYSPEYFTARFHTPWGAGLDYAEPHMRRLITGNARMWLRDYRFDGLRLDATQEMQDDSPVHILRELADEVHALGGRHLLIAEDYRNRPDLVTDFHLDGLWVDDFHHEMRVTLTGDRDGYYAPFQGGAAALAHVLNRGWVFEGQEWPLERAPRGAPADALGAPAFVYFIQNHDQVGNRAVGDRVHHLERVTPAMFRGASTLLLTLPMTPLLFQGQEWAASAPFPFFSDHAGDLGRAVSEGRRREFGHFDSFAAGEVPDPQAEATFRQAKLDWAERGEGEHARTLSLYRDLLHLRREDPVLQDRERRNLQAGSEGGNVLWVRRATGDGSERVLLWNLGREAVEAGALPLPFALPPRVLRHSEGREGTALGYGEAVLLGSQG